The DNA segment GATCGGTTTAACCCCATGAGGCGCGGTATGCTGCGCTTACTGTGGAAATACACCGAAAGTGAATTGGATAGGTCAAAAGCGGTCTTGAGAGAATTATCTGCAAAGGGCAGAAATCGTGACACTTTTGAGTGGGGGTTGCTGTATATTAGTATATGACCAGGTGAGTAATCACCAAGACGTTCTTTGACAACTAAATACACCCACTTGTAGAATCTTCACTCTAACCCAACGGTAGAAATCGTACATCGGGAACTGCCTTTGTCAATTGCGAACGGCAAGCATTCACACTGCTAGCCGCGGAATTGAGTATTGGCATTCTCTTGTGAATAAGGAGCCAAGCCGCGATGAGCAAAAAGCTTGAGGCTTGCGATTCCTTCGTGCAAAACGCTACCGACCGTGAAAGAAACAGACGTCTAATTGTTCTTTTTCCACATCTAAAAGAGCGACTGGCTAAGGAGCTCAGGAGGCAACCACCGCATGTATATGATCTGGCCGAAACCGAGATCTACAAAGCGCTCTTGATAGCCGCCGAAAGTTATGATCCAACTCGGCAACCGGATCGTAGCTTGGAGAGCCATTTCCGACAACTCGCTGATTGGCGCGTGATAAACGCTATATGCAAGAGCAAAGCTCAGAAACGGGGTGGCGGTGTCAACGATGTGAGACAGAGCACATTGGAGTGTGCGACGGAGTCTCGCGACTGGGAGAATCTCTTGCCACCGGCAAGTGATAGCAATGACATCTTCCAAAAGGCTGTTGGCAAACTCTGCCTACGTCGACTGAAGACTATGGAGCGAGAGGTACTCCGATTGCATGCGTCAGGTTACACGATTGAGGAAATCGCAAGGCAGCTTGGCGTATCCGTGTCGACCACAAAGCGTCAGCTGAAGAGCG comes from the Candidatus Zixiibacteriota bacterium genome and includes:
- a CDS encoding sigma factor-like helix-turn-helix DNA-binding protein, translated to MSKKLEACDSFVQNATDRERNRRLIVLFPHLKERLAKELRRQPPHVYDLAETEIYKALLIAAESYDPTRQPDRSLESHFRQLADWRVINAICKSKAQKRGGGVNDVRQSTLECATESRDWENLLPPASDSNDIFQKAVGKLCLRRLKTMEREVLRLHASGYTIEEIARQLGVSVSTTKRQLKSAFRKMKYHYEQFERALAEFVSD